The following proteins are co-located in the Acinetobacter sp. NCu2D-2 genome:
- a CDS encoding ABC1 kinase family protein, translating into MSDQNDKLKQLKTSSMDRRLSIAKASLLAGTRWAASSASSMFSNEEEKERKRKKAMKEQADYLVAEIGKLKGSIVKIGQMMALYGEHFLPEEVTQALNTLNNQTVALAWPAIQAQLRAQLGSKLDDLVIDHEPLGTASLAQVHRAKRKSDGLEVVLKVQYPGVAEAIDSDMSLFKNMLKLTRIVPQTREFDQWFDEVREMMHREVDYYIEAATTRRFAERLQNDPRYIVPTIIDEYCTDRVLCMTFERGVPINSPVMLSLPQERRNKLGEASLEIAVREIFEWGEMQTDPNFGNYLVRLATTEDGIDQIILLDFGAIRQFDAHLLSVARHLIQAGYHHDSDMMVKAMTGYEFFDSIPQSIKPDMAKVFLLATEAFSSPINNHDLPVGIMDEHDRYDWKKSQLHSRVIQQASKSMASRYFSVPPKEFMFISRKFIGAYTFMTVIDAKTNVRQMIKAYV; encoded by the coding sequence ATGTCAGATCAAAACGATAAGCTTAAACAATTGAAAACCTCTTCGATGGATCGACGCTTATCGATCGCTAAAGCATCTCTATTGGCGGGTACCCGTTGGGCTGCTTCTAGTGCAAGCTCTATGTTCTCAAATGAAGAAGAAAAAGAACGTAAACGCAAAAAAGCCATGAAAGAACAAGCCGATTATCTGGTTGCAGAAATTGGCAAACTCAAAGGCTCAATCGTTAAAATTGGGCAAATGATGGCATTATATGGCGAACATTTTTTGCCAGAAGAAGTCACACAAGCATTAAATACACTCAACAATCAAACCGTGGCTTTGGCATGGCCAGCAATTCAAGCTCAGCTTCGCGCGCAATTGGGCTCTAAACTTGATGATTTAGTCATTGACCATGAACCGCTTGGCACAGCCTCATTGGCTCAAGTACATCGTGCTAAACGTAAATCGGATGGTCTAGAAGTCGTCCTTAAAGTTCAATATCCTGGTGTTGCAGAAGCCATTGACTCCGATATGAGCTTGTTTAAAAACATGCTTAAACTGACTCGTATCGTTCCGCAAACGCGTGAATTCGATCAGTGGTTCGATGAAGTCCGTGAAATGATGCACCGTGAAGTTGACTATTATATTGAAGCTGCAACTACTCGACGTTTTGCCGAACGTCTTCAAAATGATCCGCGTTATATCGTACCCACCATCATTGATGAGTATTGCACCGACCGTGTCTTATGTATGACATTCGAACGCGGTGTACCAATTAATAGTCCTGTTATGCTTTCCCTCCCTCAAGAGCGTCGTAATAAACTCGGTGAAGCATCACTTGAGATTGCCGTTCGTGAGATTTTCGAATGGGGAGAAATGCAAACAGATCCGAATTTCGGTAACTATTTAGTTCGTTTAGCCACCACTGAAGATGGCATTGATCAGATCATTTTATTGGATTTTGGGGCGATTCGTCAGTTTGACGCGCATCTACTCAGCGTTGCACGTCATTTAATTCAGGCAGGTTATCATCATGATTCAGACATGATGGTTAAAGCCATGACGGGTTATGAGTTTTTTGATTCTATTCCGCAAAGCATTAAACCTGATATGGCAAAAGTGTTCTTACTTGCGACTGAAGCCTTTAGCTCACCAATCAATAATCATGATCTTCCAGTTGGCATTATGGATGAACATGACCGCTATGACTGGAAAAAGAGCCAGTTACATAGCCGTGTAATCCAACAAGCCTCTAAATCAATGGCATCACGTTATTTCAGTGTTCCACCAAAAGAATTTATGTTTATTAGTCGTAAATTCATTGGTGCCTATACCTTTATGACTGTCATTGATGCCAAAACCAATGTACGCCAAATGATTAAAGCTTATGTTTAA
- a CDS encoding acyl-CoA dehydrogenase family protein: MINKAQGMGLSLLTKLASSDLLDQLKLRKFVETSLYQGSKTGFKALSKTQKVFKSDQKVNKQRLNPQSKSLFDLSLSEDQQMTVEAMSSFATEVLYNLAHDADHQETFPKELWQHMTDLGLNYYALPEALGGVALEKNTTSNVLIAEHLAIGDFSLTAGLLSTFSVINTITQWGSESVQNTYLNAFAEDPDLKATFAVQENTPAFNPFQLKTTAQENGTDYQINGEKTLVLLAEYADIFLVSAMLNGQAEVFVVQRDNSISIKKSPAMGLKATETATIQFNNTPAQKLGDQDFNYTEFVDLGNLMWCAMAVGTCEAIRKYCIQYANERTAFGEPISHRQSVAFMIADMAIETDAMRMLILNAASLAEAGKPFHREAYLARLLCAEKSMKIGTDGVQILGGHGFTKEHPVERWYRDLRATAILHSGLHA; encoded by the coding sequence ATGATCAACAAAGCACAAGGAATGGGATTATCTCTGCTGACAAAACTTGCCAGCAGTGACTTACTTGATCAACTCAAATTACGTAAATTTGTAGAAACCTCGTTATATCAGGGTTCTAAAACAGGTTTTAAAGCACTCAGTAAAACTCAAAAAGTGTTTAAATCTGATCAAAAGGTCAATAAACAACGCTTAAATCCACAAAGTAAATCACTCTTCGATTTGAGTTTGAGTGAAGATCAGCAAATGACTGTGGAAGCTATGTCGAGCTTCGCCACTGAAGTGCTGTATAACTTAGCGCATGATGCAGATCATCAAGAAACATTCCCCAAAGAACTATGGCAACACATGACGGATCTTGGTCTAAATTATTATGCCTTACCTGAAGCCTTAGGTGGTGTTGCTCTTGAAAAAAATACAACGAGCAATGTGCTCATTGCAGAACATTTAGCCATTGGCGATTTTAGTTTAACTGCAGGTCTACTCTCGACTTTCAGTGTGATAAATACAATCACACAGTGGGGTTCCGAATCGGTTCAAAATACATATTTAAATGCTTTTGCTGAAGATCCTGATTTAAAAGCCACTTTTGCAGTTCAGGAAAATACACCTGCTTTTAATCCATTCCAGCTGAAAACTACTGCTCAAGAGAATGGCACGGACTATCAAATCAATGGTGAGAAAACCTTGGTGTTGCTTGCCGAATATGCAGATATTTTCCTAGTAAGTGCCATGCTCAATGGTCAAGCTGAAGTATTTGTCGTTCAACGTGATAACAGTATCAGTATTAAAAAATCTCCAGCAATGGGGTTAAAAGCGACTGAAACTGCCACCATCCAATTTAATAACACGCCTGCACAAAAATTAGGAGATCAAGACTTCAACTACACTGAGTTTGTCGATTTAGGCAATTTAATGTGGTGTGCTATGGCTGTTGGAACTTGTGAAGCAATTCGCAAATATTGCATTCAATATGCCAATGAACGTACCGCATTTGGTGAGCCAATCTCACATCGTCAAAGTGTGGCATTTATGATTGCAGACATGGCGATTGAAACTGATGCTATGCGTATGCTGATCTTAAATGCAGCAAGCCTTGCCGAAGCAGGCAAACCTTTCCACCGCGAAGCTTATCTTGCACGTTTACTCTGTGCTGAAAAATCCATGAAAATTGGTACAGACGGTGTACAGATTTTAGGTGGACATGGTTTTACCAAAGAACATCCTGTGGAACGTTGGTACCGCGATTTACGTGCCACAGCGATTCTCCACTCTGGCTTACATGCTTAA
- a CDS encoding acyl-CoA dehydrogenase family protein, protein MNLQNPKKFKLLIDQAHEVALNVLRPISRKYDKAEHAYPKELDMLAAVVDGMNQGSDGMNAGAAVNKRGDTDDSNKNGVNMSTALSIVEMCYGDTGLLLSMPRQGLGNSAIAAVANDEQLERFNGTWAAMAITEPNCGSDSAAIRTTATKDGDHYILNGEKIFVTSGERADSVVVWATLDKKLGRAAIKSFVVEKGTPGMTIERLEHKLGIKASDTAAISFVDCRVPAENLLGNAEIDVAKGFAGVMETFDNTRPLVAAMAIGCAKASLERIKEIFKDQLDATYATPYLQTSNIAAQIYRMEAEWEAARLLMLKAAWMADNRKPNSKEASIAKAKAGRVGNEITLKCVELAASVGYNENELLEKWARDSKILDIFEGTQQIQQLIIARRELGKSSSELK, encoded by the coding sequence ATGAATTTACAAAATCCTAAAAAATTTAAGTTATTGATTGATCAGGCACATGAAGTTGCACTTAATGTTTTACGCCCAATTTCCCGTAAATATGATAAGGCTGAACATGCATATCCAAAAGAATTAGATATGCTCGCTGCTGTGGTCGATGGCATGAATCAAGGTAGTGACGGCATGAATGCCGGTGCAGCTGTCAATAAACGTGGCGATACCGATGACTCTAATAAAAATGGCGTCAATATGTCGACTGCACTAAGTATTGTTGAAATGTGCTATGGCGATACTGGTTTATTATTGTCTATGCCTCGCCAAGGTTTAGGTAACTCTGCTATTGCTGCAGTCGCAAACGATGAACAACTTGAGCGTTTCAATGGCACATGGGCAGCGATGGCTATTACTGAACCAAATTGTGGTTCTGACTCTGCTGCTATTCGTACCACTGCGACCAAAGATGGCGATCATTATATTTTAAATGGTGAAAAAATCTTTGTGACCTCTGGTGAGCGTGCAGATTCAGTCGTAGTGTGGGCAACATTAGACAAGAAATTAGGTCGTGCAGCGATTAAATCTTTTGTCGTTGAAAAAGGCACACCTGGGATGACCATCGAACGCCTTGAACATAAACTGGGAATTAAAGCCTCGGATACCGCTGCGATTAGTTTTGTTGATTGTCGCGTCCCTGCCGAAAACCTATTAGGTAATGCAGAAATTGATGTTGCCAAAGGCTTTGCTGGCGTTATGGAAACTTTTGACAATACACGCCCCTTGGTTGCTGCTATGGCAATTGGTTGTGCTAAAGCATCGTTAGAGCGCATTAAAGAGATTTTTAAAGACCAACTTGATGCTACTTACGCAACGCCTTATTTACAGACCTCAAATATCGCTGCACAAATTTACCGCATGGAGGCGGAATGGGAAGCGGCTCGTTTACTCATGCTAAAAGCCGCGTGGATGGCGGATAACCGCAAACCGAACTCGAAAGAGGCATCCATTGCTAAAGCAAAAGCAGGTCGAGTCGGTAATGAAATTACCCTGAAATGTGTCGAGCTTGCTGCGAGTGTCGGCTATAACGAAAATGAGTTATTGGAAAAATGGGCACGTGACTCGAAAATTCTAGATATTTTTGAAGGTACACAACAGATTCAGCAACTCATCATTGCACGTCGTGAATTAGGAAAAAGCTCAAGTGAACTAAAATAA
- a CDS encoding GNAT family N-acetyltransferase, which produces MYSIRPIQSKDNAQIAHVIRQVSIEFGLAAESGFAVGDSILDQLYHVYNQTCSKYWVIVNENDQVVGGGGIAPLKGDPQTLEIQKMYFLPEIRQQGFAKKILHLAFEFAQEQKIHQIYLETTKSLWQAVKLYEKLGFIHLDKPMGNTGHSQACEIWMLKSI; this is translated from the coding sequence ATGTATTCAATTCGCCCAATTCAATCTAAAGATAATGCTCAAATTGCCCATGTGATCCGTCAGGTTTCTATCGAATTCGGCTTGGCTGCTGAATCAGGTTTTGCTGTAGGTGATAGCATTTTAGATCAGCTTTATCATGTTTATAACCAAACATGTTCTAAATACTGGGTCATTGTCAATGAAAATGATCAGGTTGTCGGTGGTGGCGGTATTGCCCCATTAAAAGGTGATCCTCAAACTTTAGAAATTCAAAAAATGTACTTTTTGCCGGAAATTCGTCAGCAAGGGTTTGCGAAGAAAATCCTTCATCTCGCTTTTGAATTCGCTCAAGAACAAAAAATACATCAGATTTATTTAGAAACTACAAAATCGCTTTGGCAGGCTGTCAAATTATACGAAAAACTTGGATTCATCCACTTAGACAAACCTATGGGTAATACTGGACATAGCCAAGCGTGTGAAATTTGGATGCTTAAATCAATTTAA
- a CDS encoding lytic transglycosylase domain-containing protein, with amino-acid sequence MPKFLKIGFCLSCSIAVTACSSLGMGSLEKKSAKLSQGIQQAYSVSPSTASRVSPMIIQSAEKQNLDPLLVAAVIRQESTYRSNATSPAGAVGLMQVMPRYWQNTCGPNLYDEWTNIQCGSYILSKYESSAGNIKKALAYYNVGPANYENNRKMRKIGKRYAKQVKQHQKALKSAL; translated from the coding sequence ATGCCAAAATTTTTAAAAATTGGTTTTTGTTTGAGTTGTAGCATAGCGGTTACAGCTTGCTCATCTTTAGGCATGGGATCTTTAGAAAAAAAATCAGCTAAACTTTCTCAAGGTATTCAGCAAGCTTATTCTGTTTCTCCAAGCACAGCATCACGTGTTTCACCGATGATTATCCAAAGTGCAGAAAAACAAAATCTTGATCCATTACTCGTTGCCGCTGTAATACGCCAAGAGTCTACATATAGAAGCAATGCAACTTCACCTGCAGGTGCTGTCGGACTTATGCAAGTCATGCCTCGTTATTGGCAAAATACATGTGGTCCAAATCTTTATGATGAATGGACCAATATTCAATGTGGCTCTTATATTTTATCTAAATATGAAAGTTCAGCTGGAAATATTAAAAAAGCTTTGGCTTACTACAATGTAGGTCCTGCAAATTATGAAAATAATCGCAAAATGCGTAAGATTGGTAAGCGTTATGCAAAACAAGTTAAACAGCATCAAAAAGCTTTAAAAAGTGCTCTATAA